AACTATAATTGCGTATTACCGTACTCCAGTCAAGGGAAGGGCTTCCCATGCGAAGGGGCGCGCACTGAGCAACCATCCCCTCCCCTGTTTGCCCAAATAGGTAGCGGTTTTCCGTTGTCCTCGGTCACGATAGGTACGTTTTTAGGGCGGTACAGCCTATAGAGCACCTCCGACGGGACCGTCGCTATGGGCCGGAGCGACGCTGCTGGCCGGGTGCCCTGAATATGGCTTGCGTCGCGTTTCCTTTCATATATTACTTAGGTCTCTAATCATTTTTGAAAAGCCGGCTTGCGAGCACGTCCACAGATGGTTAGATAACTAAGGAACTGCACGGTGGCGGTCTGCGACGTGAAGGTTGCGTGGAGAGGTGTGCTGATGGTCAGGCCTTGCCTCCGACCGAATCGTCGTCGCTCTCCACCGCGCGGTTGATGACTGCAATCGCTTAGGTGCGGGCCGCGTCCGGTCTGCGAGAGTATCGGGAGAGTTTGAACTTATGAGTTCATCAGCCTTTAAAGGCGCGGATGTGTCCGATCGCCTGGATCGCGCGATAGACAATGCTCTCGCCGACAATCGTTTGGTGGGAACGGTCGTGATCGTCGCCCGGGGCGGCAAGATCGCCTATCGCCGCGCGGCGGGATTTGCAGACCGTGAATCGCAAAAGCCGATGCAAACGGATAGCATTTTCCGATTTGCATCGGTGACCAAACCCTTTGTCACCGCCGCCGTGATGCGCCTGATCGAGGATGGTGTTGTGAGGCTGGACGATCCAGTGACGCGCTTCCTGCCCGACTTTCAGCCGCGCCTGTCCGATGGATCGGTTCCGGTCATCTCGATCCGCCATCTGCTCACGCACACATCGGGGCTCGGCTATCCGTTTCAGGAAGGGAGCGATGGCCATTATCGTCGCCTCGACGTCTCCGACGGGTTGGATCAACCGGGATTGTCGCTATCCGAGAATCTTCGGCGCCTGGCTGCCGCCCCGCTTACCGCCGCACCGGGGTCGGGTTTTCGCTATTCCCTTGGCATGGATGTGATGGGAGGGGTGGTTGAGAGCGTTACCGGTGGTTCGCTACGCGATGCTGTGCGCAAACTGGTCACGGATCCGCTGGGTATCGTCGATACCGGCTTTGCCGTTGCGGATGTTGAGCGGCTCGCGACGAATTACTTCAACAGCGAATCCGTTCCCGTCCGCATCACGGACGGCATGGTAGTGCCTCTGGATGCCTTCAACGGGTCGCTAACGTTCGCGCCGAGCCGTATCCTGGATCCAAACTCCTATCCGTCAGGCGGGGGTGGGATGGTGGGGACTGCGGGCGACGTCCTGCACTTTCTGGAAACCATCCGGCTCGGGGGTGGTCCGATCCTGAAGCCTGAAACAGTCGAGATGATGGCGACCGATCAGCTCGGACCTCAGGCTGCGGCCTGGGGGCCGGGTTGGGGCTTCGGCTTCGGCTGGGCAGTGCTTGCAGATCCGCACGCCGTCCCGTCGCCGCAGTCTCCCGGAACGCTTCACTGGGGCGGCGGATACGGCAATAGCTGGTTCATCGATCGTGCAAACGCGCTGACGGTCGTGGCCATGACCAACACGGCCTTTGAGGGTATGTCGGGGAAGTTCGTGTCCGACATCCGGGACGCCGTCTACAACTGATCCCCGCAAGGAATCCGCGACCGGCCGGCGTAAGCCGGCCGCGCCGCAGCGAAAATGCGGAGGCGCCGCGTCGATCGCGGCGGCCAGATCACAAATCGTTGCGGTGGCTCCAGTCGATGATCCCGTCGATACAAGCGCTGACATGTTCGGGCTGGCCCTGGTAGAAATGGGTCGCGCCCTTGATGCTCACAAATTCCTTGTTCGCAACGGTGAGCGCGTTGTGAATGATCGGATTATGGCTCGC
This sequence is a window from Sphingobium sp. CAP-1. Protein-coding genes within it:
- a CDS encoding serine hydrolase domain-containing protein; this translates as MSSSAFKGADVSDRLDRAIDNALADNRLVGTVVIVARGGKIAYRRAAGFADRESQKPMQTDSIFRFASVTKPFVTAAVMRLIEDGVVRLDDPVTRFLPDFQPRLSDGSVPVISIRHLLTHTSGLGYPFQEGSDGHYRRLDVSDGLDQPGLSLSENLRRLAAAPLTAAPGSGFRYSLGMDVMGGVVESVTGGSLRDAVRKLVTDPLGIVDTGFAVADVERLATNYFNSESVPVRITDGMVVPLDAFNGSLTFAPSRILDPNSYPSGGGGMVGTAGDVLHFLETIRLGGGPILKPETVEMMATDQLGPQAAAWGPGWGFGFGWAVLADPHAVPSPQSPGTLHWGGGYGNSWFIDRANALTVVAMTNTAFEGMSGKFVSDIRDAVYN